The Peribacillus simplex genome contains a region encoding:
- a CDS encoding amino acid synthesis family protein — MLDIRKVYTAIEETRIEGGKKVENPIKMIITMAVIKNPWAGRGYVDNLKPEIDEYAPQIGELLVAELFKHIGSADDVEAFGKAAVVGVDGEVEHASAFIHTLKFGNKFRDAVKGTSILSFTNKRGGAGTAVLIPMVHKTDDSERSHFITFEASIPDAPRADEIVVAIGVSTGGRPHPRTGNRHQDMVEMGLV, encoded by the coding sequence ATGTTAGATATTCGTAAAGTGTATACAGCTATTGAAGAAACACGTATTGAGGGCGGTAAAAAAGTAGAGAATCCCATCAAGATGATAATAACTATGGCGGTTATCAAAAACCCATGGGCTGGTAGAGGGTATGTTGATAATTTAAAACCGGAAATTGACGAATATGCACCGCAAATTGGCGAACTATTAGTTGCTGAACTATTTAAGCACATTGGTTCGGCCGATGATGTCGAAGCATTCGGCAAGGCAGCTGTCGTGGGAGTGGATGGGGAAGTTGAACATGCATCAGCTTTTATCCATACCTTGAAATTCGGTAATAAATTCCGGGACGCTGTGAAAGGAACGAGTATCTTAAGCTTTACTAATAAGCGTGGTGGCGCTGGAACTGCGGTGCTCATACCGATGGTACATAAGACAGATGATTCTGAACGTTCTCATTTCATTACATTTGAAGCTTCTATACCTGATGCACCGAGGGCCGATGAGATCGTTGTTGCTATTGGGGTTTCTACCGGAGGACGTCCACATCCAAGAACAGGAAACAGGCACCAAGATATGGTTGAAATGGGGCTGGTTTAA
- a CDS encoding alpha/beta fold hydrolase yields MPTTLHGKDSLHYEEKGIGQSLIFIHGVGLDLSMWEEQVEDLSKHFRVITYDMVGHGGSEHPPGPYSLSQFVEQLAELMNHLRIERSHIIGFSMGGMVAQAFALKYPDKVKTLTIMNAVANRTEEQRKAVLKRVEEVKITGPLATIEPAIKRWFNPEFLNFQEETVSKIRKRLQTNDAPSYLAAYTLFATADEDLWPQIHQINIPTQIITGEHDVGSNPEMARQMHEKIVHSELMIVPNMRHMLPMEGSKIVNEAIRSFIERQKQRGDSM; encoded by the coding sequence ATGCCAACTACATTGCATGGAAAAGATTCGCTTCATTATGAAGAGAAAGGGATTGGTCAATCGCTTATCTTTATTCATGGTGTTGGTCTTGATCTTTCGATGTGGGAAGAACAAGTCGAAGATTTGTCGAAACATTTCCGTGTTATCACATATGACATGGTTGGGCACGGAGGATCCGAGCATCCTCCGGGTCCTTATTCCCTTTCACAGTTTGTTGAGCAGTTAGCAGAACTAATGAATCACCTACGAATTGAGAGAAGTCATATTATTGGTTTCTCCATGGGGGGGATGGTCGCTCAGGCATTTGCATTAAAATATCCGGATAAAGTGAAAACGCTAACAATCATGAACGCAGTGGCCAATCGGACGGAGGAACAGAGGAAAGCCGTTTTAAAAAGAGTGGAAGAAGTGAAAATAACGGGACCTTTGGCAACAATTGAACCAGCCATTAAACGCTGGTTTAATCCAGAATTCTTAAACTTTCAAGAAGAAACAGTCAGTAAGATTCGGAAAAGACTTCAGACAAACGACGCTCCTTCATATTTAGCTGCCTATACACTTTTTGCAACAGCAGATGAAGATTTGTGGCCGCAGATTCACCAGATCAATATACCGACCCAAATTATAACAGGGGAGCATGATGTAGGTTCAAATCCTGAAATGGCGAGACAAATGCATGAAAAGATTGTGCATTCAGAACTAATGATAGTACCTAATATGAGGCATATGCTACCGATGGAAGGATCCAAAATAGTGAACGAAGCTATTAGGTCGTTTATTGAAAGGCAAAAGCAAAGGGGTGACTCGATGTGA